From a single Nostoc edaphicum CCNP1411 genomic region:
- a CDS encoding sigma-70 family RNA polymerase sigma factor, with the protein MQIPHFTEANHPLVKSLFHHSDHELLTLFQRYPDAGKYFTVIFCRYSPIVYTLIRHSARSPVQADYLFALTWRHIYYELGGLNLTDSESGEEALTMQNWLINMTAFCINEIKLPPTEAIHYSLQATSPPLWCYVQQALDQLPPVLRLIVLMSQTFHWSETRIAAYLQAEGEAIAPNEVANFLQEGYRMLEDKLPADIRAIYFGEDLDQS; encoded by the coding sequence ATGCAAATTCCTCATTTTACGGAAGCTAATCACCCGCTGGTGAAATCGCTGTTCCATCACAGTGACCATGAATTACTGACTCTGTTTCAGCGCTATCCAGATGCCGGAAAGTATTTTACGGTGATTTTTTGCCGCTATAGCCCTATAGTTTATACCTTAATTCGGCATTCGGCGCGATCGCCTGTGCAGGCAGATTATCTGTTTGCCCTCACTTGGCGACATATCTACTATGAACTCGGTGGACTAAATTTAACCGACTCTGAATCAGGCGAAGAAGCTTTAACCATGCAAAATTGGTTAATTAATATGACAGCTTTCTGTATTAACGAGATTAAACTCCCACCTACAGAAGCAATTCATTATTCTCTCCAAGCGACTTCGCCACCACTATGGTGCTATGTACAACAGGCGTTAGACCAACTACCACCAGTTTTGCGATTAATCGTGTTAATGTCTCAAACTTTCCACTGGAGCGAAACTAGAATTGCTGCTTATTTACAAGCCGAAGGAGAAGCGATCGCTCCTAATGAGGTAGCCAATTTTCTCCAGGAAGGCTATCGTATGCTAGAGGACAAATTACCCGCAGATATCCGCGCCATATACTTTGGGGAAGATTTAGATCAGTCGTAA
- the pstB gene encoding phosphate ABC transporter ATP-binding protein PstB, giving the protein MVSSSRTATSESILQAEQLSVFYGNFKAVRDVNLNIGKNKITAFIGPSGCGKSTVLRCFNRLNDLIPGAHIEGRITFGETDIYDKRIDTVELRRRVGMVFQKPNPFPKSIYENIAFGARINGYKGDMDELVERSLRQAALWDEVKHKLKQSGLSISGGQQQRLCIARALAIQPEVLLMDEPCSALDPISTLRVEELLQELKSQYTIIIVTHNMQQAARVSDMTAFFNAQATESGSKMGYLVEYNHTENIFNNPQQEDTRDYVSGKFG; this is encoded by the coding sequence ATGGTATCAAGTTCAAGAACCGCTACTTCCGAGAGCATTTTACAAGCCGAGCAATTATCTGTTTTCTATGGTAATTTCAAAGCAGTTCGTGATGTTAACCTAAACATCGGCAAAAACAAAATTACAGCTTTTATTGGCCCTTCTGGATGTGGTAAAAGTACTGTACTAAGATGTTTTAACCGTTTGAATGACTTGATTCCTGGCGCACATATTGAAGGAAGAATTACCTTCGGTGAAACCGATATTTATGACAAAAGAATTGACACGGTAGAATTACGCCGTCGGGTTGGTATGGTTTTTCAGAAGCCTAACCCCTTTCCCAAGTCAATTTATGAAAATATCGCCTTTGGAGCCAGGATTAATGGTTATAAAGGTGATATGGATGAATTGGTAGAACGGAGTTTGCGGCAAGCTGCATTATGGGATGAAGTTAAACATAAACTAAAGCAGAGTGGTCTATCTATATCTGGTGGTCAACAGCAGCGCTTGTGCATTGCTCGCGCTCTCGCAATTCAGCCAGAAGTTTTGTTAATGGATGAACCTTGCTCCGCTCTTGATCCAATTTCAACTTTGCGGGTTGAAGAATTACTCCAAGAACTGAAGTCGCAATATACCATTATTATCGTCACCCACAATATGCAACAAGCCGCGCGGGTGTCGGATATGACAGCCTTTTTCAATGCTCAGGCGACAGAAAGCGGCAGTAAAATGGGATATCTTGTCGAATACAACCATACAGAGAATATTTTCAACAATCCTCAGCAGGAAGATACCAGAGATTACGTCAGTGGTAAATTTGGATAA
- a CDS encoding glyoxalase-like domain protein, which produces MVIAVSVVSFLVSPLTLGSFLPSLPLDSLFSTQGIMVMLLAAYAGAMWMFLTSAPKVHTVMVSDLEIARQLYEGLLDLPAAEVPLHYYYNYEQTIGATGIDPLYMSTGPSLSSKMMNNANDGLWYQLKKNTQLHVITGASLGTKNQQRHVCFDHDCLEMILMRVEMRGLKLKIRNHKPLNFLVKDYEGRVIEVAEVAN; this is translated from the coding sequence ATGGTTATAGCAGTTAGTGTGGTATCGTTCCTAGTCAGTCCCCTTACATTAGGCTCCTTTCTGCCTTCTCTGCCCTTAGATAGCCTATTCTCCACCCAAGGCATTATGGTAATGCTGCTAGCAGCTTATGCTGGTGCTATGTGGATGTTTCTCACCAGTGCCCCAAAAGTACACACTGTAATGGTGTCAGATTTGGAGATTGCTCGACAATTGTATGAAGGGCTGCTAGATTTGCCAGCAGCTGAGGTGCCATTGCACTACTACTACAACTACGAACAAACTATCGGCGCAACTGGCATTGATCCACTATATATGTCTACTGGGCCGAGCTTGTCTAGCAAAATGATGAACAATGCCAATGATGGGCTGTGGTATCAATTAAAGAAAAACACCCAGCTACACGTCATTACTGGTGCGAGTTTAGGTACTAAAAATCAGCAACGCCACGTTTGTTTTGACCATGACTGCCTAGAAATGATTTTAATGCGAGTTGAAATGCGCGGTTTGAAATTGAAGATTCGCAACCATAAGCCCCTAAATTTTTTGGTCAAGGACTATGAAGGGCGAGTTATTGAGGTAGCTGAGGTAGCGAATTAG
- the lspA gene encoding signal peptidase II encodes MRLKNRLFWIAAFIAFFLDQITKYWVVQTFSLGQTLPLLPGIFHFTYVTNTGAAFSLLSGKVEWLRWLSLGVSLVLIALALFGPTLNLWDQLGYGLILGGAMGNGIDRFVLGYVVDFLDFRLINFAVFNVADSFISIGIVCLLIASLQKTPTSNGRSH; translated from the coding sequence ATGCGTTTAAAAAATCGTCTTTTCTGGATCGCTGCTTTCATAGCTTTTTTCTTAGACCAAATCACAAAATACTGGGTGGTACAAACCTTTAGCTTGGGGCAGACACTACCACTCTTACCTGGGATATTTCACTTCACTTATGTCACTAACACTGGTGCCGCCTTTAGTTTATTAAGTGGGAAAGTAGAGTGGTTGCGCTGGCTATCTTTAGGAGTGAGTTTAGTATTGATAGCGTTGGCGTTGTTTGGCCCAACATTAAATTTGTGGGATCAGTTGGGCTATGGCTTGATTTTAGGTGGAGCGATGGGCAACGGTATTGATCGTTTTGTTTTAGGCTACGTCGTTGATTTTCTTGATTTTCGCCTGATTAACTTTGCTGTGTTTAATGTAGCAGATTCATTTATTAGTATTGGTATTGTTTGCCTGTTAATTGCTTCGTTGCAAAAAACACCAACTTCAAATGGCAGATCGCATTAA
- the pstC gene encoding phosphate ABC transporter permease subunit PstC — protein sequence MTSNPLSNQPSNSNLWQPNRALSKRVETGVRALFALFAFVSVVTTIGIVLTLIFETVEFFQEVSIWQFLTDTQWTPLFTNKQFGIMVLISATLLISVIAIAVALPLGLLAAICLSEYAPAKLRKWLKPALEILAGVPTVVFGYFALFTVTPFLQSFIPGMQGFNALSAGIVLGISIIPLVASLSEDALYSVPRSLREGAYALGSTKRETIVSVVLPAALSGIVASFILAISRAIGETMIVTIAAGQNPQLGLNPLVPIQTMTAYIVQVSKGDTPAGSLAYKTIFAVGMTLFLITLALNIFSYWFVRRFREKYE from the coding sequence ATGACTTCCAACCCGTTATCTAATCAACCAAGTAATTCCAACTTATGGCAGCCCAATCGGGCTTTGAGTAAACGGGTGGAAACTGGCGTCAGAGCGCTGTTTGCCTTGTTTGCTTTTGTCTCGGTTGTAACCACAATTGGCATTGTCTTAACGCTGATTTTTGAGACTGTTGAATTTTTTCAAGAAGTTTCGATTTGGCAGTTTTTAACAGACACACAATGGACGCCGCTGTTTACTAATAAGCAGTTTGGAATCATGGTGCTAATTAGTGCCACATTGCTTATATCTGTAATTGCGATCGCAGTAGCATTACCACTAGGATTGTTAGCCGCTATCTGCTTAAGTGAATATGCTCCAGCAAAACTCCGCAAATGGCTGAAGCCTGCCCTAGAAATATTGGCAGGAGTACCCACCGTTGTATTTGGTTACTTTGCATTGTTCACAGTTACACCCTTCCTCCAATCATTTATCCCTGGGATGCAGGGATTCAATGCTTTGAGTGCAGGTATAGTACTGGGAATTTCGATTATTCCTTTGGTAGCTTCTTTGAGTGAAGACGCTCTTTATTCCGTTCCGCGTAGTTTGCGCGAAGGTGCCTATGCATTGGGATCAACTAAGCGGGAAACCATTGTTTCAGTAGTTTTACCAGCGGCTTTATCTGGGATAGTAGCTTCTTTTATCTTGGCTATTTCCCGCGCTATTGGTGAAACAATGATTGTTACAATCGCGGCTGGTCAAAATCCTCAGTTGGGTTTAAATCCGCTAGTGCCAATTCAGACAATGACAGCATACATTGTCCAAGTCAGCAAAGGAGACACACCAGCAGGTTCACTGGCCTATAAAACTATTTTTGCGGTGGGTATGACTTTGTTTCTCATTACCTTAGCCCTGAATATTTTTAGTTACTGGTTTGTTCGCCGCTTCCGGGAGAAATACGAATGA
- a CDS encoding four helix bundle protein, with protein MRRPDFEDLEVYRLAEKLANEIWRIVKGWDNFTKDTLGKQIVRSADSICANIAEGRGRYSDQDNRRFVKIARGSLYETISWLRLAYARQLLTNEQVSRFKPILDELLPKLNAYLKSIGNRE; from the coding sequence GTGAGAAGACCTGATTTTGAGGACTTAGAAGTTTATAGACTCGCCGAAAAGTTAGCTAATGAAATTTGGCGTATTGTTAAAGGATGGGACAATTTCACTAAAGATACACTGGGCAAGCAAATTGTTCGGTCTGCTGATAGTATTTGTGCCAACATCGCAGAAGGTAGAGGTAGATATAGCGACCAAGACAATCGGCGTTTTGTCAAGATTGCGAGAGGGTCTTTGTATGAAACTATCAGCTGGTTGAGGTTAGCCTACGCCAGACAGTTATTGACAAATGAACAGGTAAGCAGATTTAAACCAATCCTTGATGAACTGTTGCCCAAGCTTAATGCTTATCTAAAATCCATAGGGAATAGGGAATAG
- a CDS encoding biotin transporter BioY: MFAASNQLLWSMIGLLLTMGGTFLEAYGITLPWTWSQHGIQTFSLGVTFQIGAVLLVGCLGGKNAGALSQIAYLVMGLTLLPVFADGGGIGYIKLSQFGYLLGFIPGAWICGLVAFKARPRLETLAFSCVCGLLTLHLCGITYLIISYFFQWKGTENLPLMQAILRYSWFALPGQLTVVCAVTVIAYVLRHLMFY; the protein is encoded by the coding sequence ATGTTTGCTGCTTCCAATCAATTACTATGGTCTATGATTGGCTTACTCCTGACAATGGGTGGCACTTTTCTAGAAGCTTATGGCATCACCTTACCTTGGACTTGGAGTCAGCACGGAATTCAGACTTTTTCTTTAGGTGTCACTTTTCAAATTGGCGCAGTACTCTTGGTAGGCTGTTTAGGGGGCAAAAATGCCGGTGCGCTGTCGCAAATTGCCTACTTAGTCATGGGATTAACATTATTACCTGTATTTGCCGATGGCGGTGGTATTGGTTATATCAAGCTATCTCAGTTTGGTTATTTACTAGGCTTTATTCCTGGAGCTTGGATTTGTGGCTTAGTTGCCTTCAAAGCTAGACCTAGACTAGAAACTCTTGCCTTTAGTTGCGTCTGTGGCTTGTTAACTCTCCACCTATGCGGTATTACTTATTTGATTATTAGCTATTTTTTTCAGTGGAAAGGCACTGAAAATCTACCCTTGATGCAAGCAATCCTCAGATACTCCTGGTTTGCATTACCAGGTCAACTAACTGTCGTCTGTGCAGTTACTGTAATAGCATATGTACTGCGTCACTTAATGTTTTATTAG
- a CDS encoding PstS family phosphate ABC transporter substrate-binding protein, with protein MFSSKVRLVAPLVALAIGIGSCGDNNQASNNSSPADGGATPATNTAAGSNLSGKVQIDGSSTVYPISEAMAEEFQKANPGVQVTVASSGTGGGFKKFCAGETDISNASRPIKPEEVELCKKGNIEYIELPIAYDGLSVVVNPQNNFASCLKVDELKRMWEPGAQGKVSQWNQINPQFPAQKIGLYGPGTDSGTYDYFTQAVIGKEGESRGDYTASEDDNTLVQGVTADPGGIGFFGYAYYENNKEKLKLVGIDNGKGCVQPSPQTIGDGTYQPLARPEFIYVKKTAATRPEVKAFVDFNYAPANQKLVTEVGYVPLPSDILTEVQARFNSGKVGSVFEGKGSQVGVTLKELLKQEK; from the coding sequence ATGTTCTCTTCAAAGGTGCGGTTGGTTGCTCCCCTAGTTGCTCTAGCAATTGGTATTGGCTCTTGCGGCGATAACAATCAAGCTTCTAACAACTCTAGTCCAGCTGATGGCGGTGCTACCCCAGCCACCAATACAGCAGCTGGATCGAATTTATCTGGAAAAGTCCAGATTGATGGTTCTAGTACCGTCTATCCTATTTCTGAGGCGATGGCAGAAGAGTTTCAAAAGGCTAATCCTGGAGTGCAAGTCACTGTGGCTTCCTCTGGTACGGGTGGCGGCTTCAAGAAATTCTGTGCGGGTGAAACTGATATTTCTAATGCTTCCCGTCCCATTAAGCCGGAAGAAGTGGAACTCTGCAAGAAAGGTAACATCGAATACATTGAATTGCCGATTGCTTACGATGGTCTATCTGTAGTGGTTAACCCTCAAAACAACTTTGCAAGTTGCCTCAAAGTTGATGAACTAAAAAGAATGTGGGAACCTGGGGCACAAGGCAAAGTCAGCCAATGGAACCAAATTAACCCTCAATTTCCTGCCCAGAAAATAGGTTTGTACGGTCCTGGTACTGACTCTGGTACTTATGACTATTTCACTCAAGCAGTTATAGGTAAAGAAGGAGAAAGCCGCGGAGACTACACTGCTAGTGAAGATGATAATACCTTGGTGCAAGGTGTAACCGCTGACCCAGGTGGTATAGGTTTCTTTGGTTATGCCTATTATGAGAACAACAAAGAGAAGTTAAAGCTGGTTGGTATTGACAATGGCAAGGGCTGTGTTCAGCCGAGTCCACAAACCATCGGCGATGGTACTTACCAGCCGCTTGCTCGTCCAGAGTTTATCTACGTTAAGAAAACTGCGGCAACCCGTCCTGAAGTCAAGGCTTTTGTTGATTTCAATTATGCTCCAGCCAACCAAAAGCTAGTTACAGAAGTGGGTTATGTGCCTTTACCTAGCGATATACTCACTGAAGTTCAAGCACGCTTCAATAGCGGGAAAGTAGGTTCCGTTTTTGAGGGTAAAGGTTCTCAAGTGGGCGTTACTCTGAAAGAACTTCTTAAGCAAGAAAAGTAA
- a CDS encoding Uma2 family endonuclease, which translates to MNQPISERVRWTTADLELFPDNGNRYEIIDGDLFVTRAPHWNHQKACVRIMTPLDTWSQATSLGQVVPAPGIIFGDNDNVIPDVVWASNERLPLLLDEAGHLTGAPELVVEVLSAGSENEKRDRELKLKLYSSRGVREYWIVDWRKQQVEVYRREQASLKLVATLFSGDELTSPILPDFTCAIAQLFT; encoded by the coding sequence ATGAACCAGCCGATATCCGAGAGAGTGCGCTGGACTACCGCCGACTTAGAATTGTTTCCAGATAACGGGAATCGCTATGAAATTATTGACGGAGACTTGTTTGTGACCAGAGCGCCTCACTGGAATCATCAAAAAGCCTGTGTCAGAATTATGACTCCATTGGATACCTGGTCACAAGCTACTTCTTTGGGACAAGTCGTACCTGCCCCAGGAATAATTTTTGGCGATAATGATAATGTAATTCCCGATGTCGTCTGGGCTAGCAATGAGAGATTGCCCCTACTTTTAGACGAGGCGGGGCATTTGACTGGTGCGCCAGAACTGGTTGTAGAGGTGTTATCTGCTGGTAGTGAAAATGAAAAGCGGGACAGAGAACTAAAACTTAAGCTCTACTCATCACGAGGTGTCAGAGAATATTGGATTGTAGATTGGCGTAAGCAACAGGTAGAAGTATATCGGCGCGAACAAGCGAGTTTAAAGTTAGTTGCTACATTATTCAGTGGTGATGAATTGACTTCACCCATATTGCCTGATTTTACTTGTGCGATCGCTCAATTATTCACCTAA
- the pstA gene encoding phosphate ABC transporter permease PstA, which translates to MTKSNTPFTNLSDSGENKNFDLSINKRYNLDKIFAIATWGATLFALVVLAILLIDVLTDGVGRLNWSFLTSFSSRRASSSGVLAPLVGSIWLLVITALISFPLGVGAGIFLEEYATDNWFTRLIEINIANLAAVPSIIYGLLGLQVFVRVMEPITRGRTVLAGALTLSLLILPIIIITTREALRAVPDSLRQAGFALGANRWQIIREQIFPIALPGILTGTILALSRAIGETAPLIVIGAVGFITFLPQLSPQGLQSSFTALPIQIFDWVSRPQVEFHQNAAAGIIVLMLVLLLMNSTAIFLRNKFQQSR; encoded by the coding sequence ATGACAAAGAGCAATACTCCGTTTACAAATTTGTCTGACTCTGGGGAAAATAAGAATTTTGATCTCTCGATCAATAAGCGCTACAATCTCGACAAAATTTTTGCGATCGCTACTTGGGGTGCGACTCTCTTCGCATTAGTGGTGTTAGCCATTTTGCTCATAGATGTCTTAACTGACGGTGTTGGCCGCTTGAATTGGTCTTTTCTTACTAGTTTTTCCTCTCGCCGTGCCTCCTCTTCTGGAGTATTGGCCCCCTTAGTTGGCAGTATTTGGCTGTTGGTAATAACTGCCTTAATTTCCTTTCCCTTAGGAGTAGGCGCAGGAATTTTCTTAGAAGAGTATGCCACGGACAACTGGTTTACTCGGTTAATTGAAATCAATATTGCAAATTTAGCCGCAGTCCCATCAATTATTTATGGCTTGTTGGGCTTGCAAGTTTTTGTGCGAGTGATGGAACCAATCACCAGGGGGCGCACGGTGTTAGCTGGTGCTTTAACCTTGAGTTTGTTGATTCTACCAATTATCATCATTACTACTCGTGAAGCGCTGCGTGCTGTTCCCGATAGTCTACGGCAAGCAGGTTTTGCCCTTGGTGCTAATAGGTGGCAAATCATCCGAGAACAAATTTTTCCTATTGCTTTACCAGGAATCCTGACCGGTACAATTCTCGCACTCTCACGAGCGATTGGTGAGACGGCTCCGTTGATTGTAATTGGGGCTGTTGGCTTTATTACTTTCTTACCCCAGCTTTCTCCCCAAGGTTTGCAAAGTTCTTTTACAGCACTGCCAATTCAAATTTTTGATTGGGTTTCTCGTCCTCAAGTAGAGTTTCACCAAAATGCTGCTGCTGGCATTATTGTTTTGATGCTCGTGCTGCTGTTGATGAATTCAACAGCAATATTTTTACGCAATAAATTTCAGCAGTCACGCTAA
- a CDS encoding transglycosylase domain-containing protein has product MSSPQPPHKPQTLLGQLTQAVHTIQARVDFSKLALKPNAKVPELWVQDAGADKAEVYPLLGDRYILGRSSKSSDIVIRNPVVSQIHLSLSRNSTQRTPVFVIKDENSTNGIYRGKRRVSSLELRHGDILTLGPPELAASVRLQYVDPPAWYVKATSWTAYGVGGVSALLALVIGVEWLKFSVKPLPTATRAPVVVYARDGATPLREPRTISHVDMKRLEEFGPYLPAAVVASEDSRYYWHFGVDPLGILRAVLINSRSGDVQQGASTVTQQVARSLFREYVGRQDTLGRKLREAIVALKLETFYSKDDILLMYLNRVFLGGDTSGFEDAARYYFEKSAKELTLAEAATLVGILPAPNAFDFCGDGPNKLEAAEYRNRVIKRLLEMGKIQPDDANRARRSTVQVSPKVCEQQAKTIAPYFYSYVFSELESILGEGAAREGNYIIETKLDPAIQSQAEAALSNSVNNAGRNFNFSQGAVVTLDSSTGSILAMVGGTDYRKSQFNRAVQAKRQPGSTFKIFAYTAAIQQGFSESKSYSCAPLTWQGFTYKPCRAGAGASLDIATGLALSENPIALRVAREVGLDKVVAMAQRLGVKSNLDPVPGLVLGQSVVNVLEMTGAFGSIGNRGVWNRPHAINRILDSGDCSDRNDIKTCRVIYSFDQDPDANKRVLTNGVADEMTSLMRGVVTRGTGRSAAIGLGEAGKTGTTDKNVDLWFIGFIPSQRLVTGVWLGNDNNSPTSGSSAQAAQLWGNYMRRITR; this is encoded by the coding sequence ATGAGTTCTCCCCAACCCCCTCACAAGCCACAAACGTTACTAGGTCAACTGACTCAAGCAGTACATACGATTCAAGCTAGGGTCGATTTTTCTAAATTGGCGCTCAAGCCTAATGCCAAAGTACCGGAACTCTGGGTGCAGGACGCGGGGGCGGATAAGGCAGAGGTATATCCACTCTTGGGCGATCGCTATATTCTCGGTCGTAGCTCCAAATCCAGCGATATTGTCATCCGTAACCCTGTTGTCAGCCAAATTCACCTGTCGCTATCGCGCAATTCTACTCAGCGCACACCAGTTTTCGTAATTAAAGACGAAAACTCCACCAACGGCATTTATCGTGGCAAGCGTCGTGTTAGTTCCCTAGAACTGCGTCACGGCGATATTCTCACCCTGGGGCCTCCAGAACTCGCCGCTTCTGTGCGGTTGCAATACGTCGATCCACCAGCCTGGTATGTCAAAGCTACAAGTTGGACAGCTTATGGTGTGGGTGGTGTCAGTGCACTATTAGCATTAGTGATTGGCGTCGAATGGCTAAAATTTTCAGTTAAACCTCTACCTACAGCTACACGCGCTCCAGTAGTTGTTTACGCCCGTGATGGAGCCACCCCGCTAAGAGAGCCTCGGACGATCTCTCATGTAGACATGAAGCGATTAGAGGAATTTGGCCCTTATTTGCCTGCTGCTGTAGTGGCTTCAGAGGATAGTCGTTATTACTGGCACTTTGGGGTTGACCCTCTGGGGATTTTACGAGCCGTGTTGATCAATAGCCGCAGCGGAGATGTGCAACAAGGAGCTAGTACTGTTACCCAGCAAGTTGCCCGCAGTTTATTCCGCGAGTATGTAGGCAGACAGGATACCCTTGGACGCAAATTGCGAGAGGCAATTGTCGCCCTGAAGCTCGAAACCTTTTACAGCAAAGATGATATTTTGCTGATGTACTTAAATCGGGTTTTTTTGGGGGGAGATACTTCTGGCTTTGAAGATGCAGCCCGATATTACTTTGAAAAGTCGGCTAAAGAATTAACTTTGGCAGAAGCAGCAACATTGGTAGGAATTTTACCAGCCCCCAACGCTTTCGATTTTTGTGGAGATGGGCCAAATAAACTAGAAGCGGCGGAATATCGGAATCGCGTGATTAAGCGGTTGCTGGAGATGGGCAAAATTCAACCTGATGATGCAAACCGGGCCAGACGTTCCACCGTCCAAGTTAGTCCTAAAGTTTGTGAACAGCAAGCTAAAACGATCGCTCCTTATTTTTACAGTTACGTCTTCTCTGAGCTTGAATCAATCTTGGGGGAGGGAGCCGCAAGAGAAGGAAACTATATCATTGAAACCAAGCTCGATCCAGCAATACAGAGCCAAGCAGAAGCAGCGTTGAGTAATTCAGTGAATAACGCTGGTAGAAATTTTAATTTTTCTCAAGGGGCGGTAGTCACCCTTGACTCCAGTACAGGCAGTATCCTCGCAATGGTTGGCGGGACTGATTACAGAAAAAGTCAGTTCAATCGTGCTGTTCAAGCCAAAAGACAGCCAGGTTCCACCTTCAAAATATTTGCTTATACCGCCGCTATTCAACAGGGATTTTCAGAATCAAAAAGTTATTCTTGCGCTCCTTTAACTTGGCAAGGTTTTACTTATAAACCCTGTCGTGCGGGTGCTGGTGCTAGCTTAGATATTGCTACCGGGCTGGCGCTTTCAGAAAATCCCATCGCTCTGCGAGTTGCACGTGAAGTCGGGCTGGATAAAGTCGTGGCAATGGCGCAGCGTTTGGGGGTAAAATCAAACCTCGATCCCGTTCCTGGCTTGGTATTGGGTCAAAGCGTGGTCAATGTTTTGGAAATGACTGGTGCTTTTGGCAGTATTGGCAATCGCGGTGTTTGGAATCGTCCCCATGCCATTAACCGAATTTTAGACAGTGGTGATTGCAGCGATCGCAATGATATCAAAACTTGCCGTGTGATCTACTCCTTTGACCAAGATCCAGATGCCAACAAACGAGTGCTGACAAATGGTGTAGCCGATGAAATGACTAGTTTGATGCGTGGTGTAGTTACAAGAGGTACTGGTCGTAGTGCCGCCATTGGATTAGGGGAAGCTGGTAAAACTGGCACGACTGATAAAAACGTTGACTTGTGGTTTATTGGTTTTATCCCTAGTCAGCGACTTGTAACTGGCGTTTGGCTGGGAAACGACAATAATTCCCCAACATCTGGTAGCAGTGCTCAAGCCGCTCAATTATGGGGAAATTATATGCGGCGGATTACAAGGTAA